From Flavobacterium sp. 102, a single genomic window includes:
- a CDS encoding glutaminyl-peptide cyclotransferase yields the protein MRVHNLFITTFLALNIVGCGDKQKDKEGFFGFDESAIKPIYSATDKVDFTLLNNNSKTIDSVIYFANNERITSVKGNGKFSFDLNGKKLGYQNIKALVYFEGDTISTQTRIEVAAAIAPKLLKYTVVNTYDHDVNAFTQGYEFYKDTLMESTGREGTSYVAKTDYKTGKTYQKTDLNQQYFGEGITVLNDKIYQLTWQNAEGFIYDAKTLKPIKSFPYDKKIEGWGLTNDGKYLYQSDGTEKIWKMDPESQKLIDHVNVYTNDSKIKSVNEIEWINGKIYGNIWQKDAIAVINPQTGAVEAVLDLTALRAKVTNKEAEVLNGIAFRKTTNTIFVTGKNWNKAFEIRVQE from the coding sequence ATGAGAGTTCATAACCTATTCATAACCACTTTTTTAGCTTTAAACATCGTTGGTTGCGGTGATAAACAAAAAGACAAAGAAGGCTTTTTCGGCTTTGATGAAAGCGCTATAAAACCAATATACAGTGCCACAGATAAAGTAGATTTTACTTTATTGAACAATAATAGCAAAACCATAGACAGTGTGATTTACTTTGCCAATAACGAGAGAATTACTTCGGTAAAAGGCAATGGTAAATTCAGTTTTGATTTGAACGGAAAAAAATTGGGCTACCAAAACATTAAAGCTTTGGTATATTTTGAAGGCGATACCATTTCGACCCAAACCCGAATAGAAGTCGCTGCGGCGATTGCTCCCAAACTATTAAAGTATACCGTTGTCAATACTTATGACCATGATGTGAATGCCTTTACGCAAGGTTATGAGTTCTATAAGGATACTTTAATGGAAAGCACAGGACGTGAAGGAACATCGTATGTAGCCAAAACCGATTATAAGACCGGAAAAACATATCAGAAAACGGATTTAAATCAGCAATACTTCGGCGAAGGGATTACGGTTCTTAACGATAAAATTTATCAGTTAACTTGGCAAAATGCTGAAGGCTTTATTTATGATGCCAAAACGTTAAAGCCAATCAAATCATTCCCCTATGACAAAAAAATTGAAGGTTGGGGTTTGACTAATGACGGAAAATATCTTTACCAATCAGATGGTACAGAAAAAATTTGGAAAATGGATCCGGAAAGCCAAAAGCTTATTGATCATGTAAACGTTTATACCAATGACAGTAAAATAAAAAGTGTCAATGAAATAGAATGGATTAACGGAAAAATTTATGGTAATATTTGGCAGAAAGATGCGATTGCTGTAATTAATCCGCAAACCGGTGCTGTGGAAGCAGTATTGGATTTGACAGCTTTGAGAGCGAAAGTAACCAATAAAGAAGCGGAAGTTTTAAACGGAATTGCATTTCGCAAAACCACTAACACGATATTCGTAACCGGTAAAAATTGGAATAAAGCTTTTGAAATCAGAGTGCAGGAATAA
- a CDS encoding ABC-F family ATP-binding cassette domain-containing protein: protein MLTVSNLSVQFGKRILFDEVNTTFTQGNCYGVIGANGAGKSTFLKILAGDIDPTSGRVFLEPGKRMSVLNQNHNMFDEHTVLETVMMGNKVLFAVKSEMDALYADYDDKNADRIGELQVQFEEMNGWNAESDAGAMLSNLGITADQHYTLMGEMEGKMKVRVLLAQALFGNPDVLVMDEPTNDLDFETITWLENFLANYENTVIVVSHDRHFLDSVCTHISDIDFSKINHYSGNYTFWYESSQLAARQKAQQNKKAEEKKAELEEFIRRFSANVAKSKQATSRKKMIEKLNLDEIRPSSRRYPAIIFDVEREAGDQILHVQNLAASVDGEVLFKNVDLNMAKGDKVVVFSKDSRATTAFYEILNGNQKADAGTYDWGITTNQSYLPNDNSQFFTDGSLNLVDWLRQFVKTEEERDEVYVRGFLGKMIFSGEEALKKCTVLSGGEKVRCMLSRMMMIRANVLMLDEPTNHLDLESITAFNNSLKNFKGSVLFTTHDHEFAQTVANRVLEITPNGVIDRYMTFDEYLDDEKVKELRKKMYN, encoded by the coding sequence ATGCTTACAGTTTCTAATTTATCGGTTCAATTTGGTAAAAGAATTTTATTCGACGAAGTAAATACCACGTTCACCCAAGGCAATTGCTACGGTGTGATTGGTGCCAATGGTGCCGGAAAATCTACTTTCCTTAAAATTTTAGCCGGCGATATCGACCCCACTTCAGGAAGAGTATTCCTCGAGCCGGGCAAACGTATGTCGGTGTTGAATCAAAACCACAACATGTTCGATGAGCATACCGTGTTGGAAACCGTGATGATGGGGAACAAAGTGTTATTCGCCGTAAAATCAGAAATGGATGCGTTGTATGCCGATTATGATGATAAAAATGCCGACAGAATAGGCGAGTTGCAAGTGCAGTTTGAAGAAATGAACGGTTGGAACGCAGAATCTGATGCCGGAGCGATGTTGTCCAATTTAGGCATTACTGCCGATCAACATTATACTTTGATGGGCGAGATGGAAGGAAAGATGAAAGTTCGTGTGCTTTTGGCACAAGCGCTTTTCGGAAATCCGGATGTGTTGGTCATGGATGAGCCTACGAACGACTTGGATTTTGAAACCATCACTTGGTTAGAGAATTTCTTAGCCAATTATGAAAACACCGTAATCGTAGTATCTCACGACCGTCACTTTTTAGATTCGGTTTGTACGCATATTTCGGATATCGATTTTTCTAAAATCAATCACTATTCCGGAAACTATACTTTTTGGTATGAATCGAGCCAGTTAGCGGCGCGTCAAAAAGCACAACAAAACAAAAAAGCGGAAGAAAAGAAAGCCGAGTTGGAAGAATTCATCCGTCGTTTTAGTGCGAATGTGGCCAAGTCTAAGCAAGCGACTTCCCGTAAAAAGATGATTGAAAAATTAAACTTGGACGAAATCAGACCGTCAAGTAGAAGATATCCTGCGATTATTTTTGATGTAGAAAGAGAAGCCGGAGACCAAATCCTTCACGTGCAAAACCTAGCCGCTTCAGTAGATGGCGAAGTGTTGTTTAAGAATGTCGATTTGAACATGGCGAAAGGCGATAAAGTAGTAGTGTTTTCTAAAGATTCCCGTGCAACAACTGCTTTCTACGAAATCTTAAACGGCAACCAAAAAGCCGATGCCGGAACCTATGATTGGGGCATTACCACCAATCAATCTTATTTACCCAATGACAACAGCCAGTTCTTTACCGACGGCAGTTTGAACTTAGTAGACTGGTTACGCCAGTTCGTAAAAACCGAAGAAGAGCGTGATGAAGTTTACGTTCGTGGGTTCTTAGGGAAAATGATTTTCTCAGGAGAAGAAGCGTTAAAAAAATGTACGGTATTGTCTGGAGGCGAAAAAGTACGTTGTATGTTATCGCGCATGATGATGATTCGTGCCAATGTGTTAATGCTCGACGAACCAACGAACCACTTAGATTTAGAATCCATCACGGCGTTTAACAACTCGTTGAAAAACTTTAAAGGTTCAGTACTATTCACGACGCATGACCACGAGTTTGCGCAAACCGTGGCCAACCGTGTTTTAGAAATTACGCCAAATGGTGTTATTGACAGATACATGACTTTTGATGAGTACTTGGATGATGAGAAGGTTAAAGAGTTGAGAAAGAAGATGTATAATTAA
- a CDS encoding enolase C-terminal domain-like protein, protein MVLSWQIVKFNLKETFAIAYGNYTFREALIVTLQSHGEKGYGECTSIDYYHINLEDFQTALAKVKSLIESQKTVPPFEFYSFLVSLNLPSFLRSALDCAYWDLFGKLEQQSFLALNQINYNQLPESSITISVDAVENQIQKIKQSAWTKFKVKCNHFSESDITKLLQLDKNLALDSNGSFTAEECLWLENNALISSFTYLEQPMKTGVEQYSILHSDKQANWMADEDCQDIMALKDLVPHYKSINIKLVKCGGLTPALEMISTARELGFKIMIGCMTESTIGISAGAVLAPLCDYADLDGANLIANDIAQGTQIVNGKIHLSENHGLGIKIN, encoded by the coding sequence ATGGTTTTATCCTGGCAAATAGTAAAGTTCAATCTCAAAGAAACCTTTGCCATTGCCTATGGAAATTACACGTTCAGAGAAGCCTTAATTGTTACGCTTCAAAGTCATGGTGAAAAAGGATATGGCGAATGTACTTCGATAGATTATTACCACATTAACTTAGAGGATTTTCAAACTGCTTTAGCCAAAGTCAAGTCCCTAATTGAAAGCCAAAAAACAGTTCCTCCATTCGAGTTTTATTCTTTTTTGGTCAGCTTAAATCTTCCAAGTTTTCTACGTTCAGCACTCGATTGTGCTTATTGGGATTTATTCGGTAAACTCGAGCAGCAAAGTTTTTTAGCACTCAATCAAATCAATTACAACCAACTTCCGGAATCTTCCATTACCATAAGTGTAGATGCAGTCGAAAACCAAATCCAGAAAATAAAACAATCGGCTTGGACAAAATTCAAAGTCAAGTGTAACCATTTTAGCGAAAGCGACATCACCAAATTACTGCAACTGGATAAAAATCTGGCTTTAGATTCTAACGGAAGTTTTACCGCAGAAGAATGTCTTTGGTTGGAAAATAATGCGTTAATTTCAAGCTTCACTTATTTAGAACAACCCATGAAAACAGGAGTAGAGCAGTATTCAATTTTGCATTCGGATAAACAGGCCAATTGGATGGCTGATGAAGATTGTCAGGATATAATGGCTTTAAAAGACTTGGTTCCACATTATAAAAGCATCAATATTAAATTAGTCAAATGTGGCGGATTAACACCGGCGTTGGAAATGATTTCAACGGCTCGTGAATTAGGTTTCAAAATCATGATTGGTTGCATGACGGAGTCAACGATAGGTATTTCAGCAGGAGCTGTTTTAGCACCATTGTGTGACTACGCCGATTTAGACGGCGCCAATTTAATAGCCAATGATATCGCCCAAGGAACTCAGATAGTCAATGGAAAAATTCACTTGAGCGAAAATCACGGATTGGGCATCAAAATAAACTAA
- a CDS encoding SDR family oxidoreductase, translating to MSKVVLITGGSSGIGKAIGEFLFHKGFTVYGTSRNPDKITNSLFPLIALDVRNSESIKHAVEKVISISKRIDVVINNAGVGITGPLEEIPTEEIKNNFETNFFGPIEVIKAVLPQMREQKSGLIINITSIAGYMGLPYRGVYSASKGALEIITEAISMEVKPFGINVVNVAPGDFATNIASGRYHAPVVAGSAYETTYGNTLKQMDDHVDSGSNPDEMAIAIYQIINAKNPKLHYKIGAFMQKFSIVLKRILPDRIYESMLMNHYKL from the coding sequence ATGAGCAAAGTAGTACTGATTACAGGAGGTTCCTCCGGAATAGGCAAAGCCATAGGTGAATTCCTCTTTCACAAAGGGTTTACCGTTTACGGCACCAGCAGAAATCCTGATAAAATCACCAATTCGTTATTTCCCTTGATTGCTTTAGACGTTCGCAATAGTGAAAGTATCAAACATGCCGTTGAAAAAGTGATTTCAATTTCTAAACGAATTGATGTGGTCATCAACAATGCCGGCGTTGGCATTACCGGACCATTGGAAGAAATTCCAACTGAGGAAATCAAGAACAATTTCGAAACCAATTTCTTTGGCCCAATCGAGGTTATCAAAGCCGTTTTGCCGCAAATGCGCGAACAAAAATCGGGTTTAATTATCAATATTACTTCCATTGCAGGCTATATGGGATTGCCTTATCGTGGTGTTTATTCGGCTTCCAAAGGCGCTTTAGAAATTATTACGGAAGCCATTAGTATGGAAGTAAAACCATTCGGTATCAATGTCGTAAATGTGGCTCCGGGCGATTTTGCTACCAATATTGCTTCGGGAAGATATCATGCACCGGTTGTTGCAGGTTCGGCTTATGAAACCACTTATGGCAATACGCTGAAACAAATGGACGACCACGTGGACAGTGGCAGCAATCCCGACGAAATGGCAATAGCGATATACCAAATTATCAATGCTAAAAACCCGAAATTGCATTATAAAATCGGTGCTTTTATGCAAAAGTTCTCTATCGTTTTGAAAAGGATTCTTCCTGATAGAATTTATGAAAGCATGTTGATGAATCATTATAAACTATAA
- a CDS encoding thioredoxin-like domain-containing protein, producing the protein MHNYRNLKVFALLIPLLTLLSSCKNEFKGNDYVAYFGGEIVNPNSPYVLFCKDNEVIDSIKLDKNNRFFVQFDSLAPGLYTFKHEPEYQYIYFDKNDSLMVRVNTRDFDNSVVFCGRGDQKNNFLMEQYLKNEKDKNRLFEAFDYDIDKFTKAIDSSYQVATKFYTNKKEELKWNESFDVYAKAALDFPYYSRRELYPMVHKMRTGNDVYEQIPTDFYNFRKKVDCNNVALSSYSPFVMYLSHMLNNMGSINYHNHFTEVDLALKTNVNKMNIADTLIKNEKVKNTILNNIAFTYLLEDQNMVNNQTFLDTYHKISTDKSQKNEITKIGNAIQLLKAGSQLPEVTLIDRNGHKISSTTFTNKKTVLFFWTANAVSHLEGVHKKILSFQKAHPEYQFIGININDTQDEWKNLLKKYKFDTITELRCVDFEDIKAKWVITKIHRTIILGDNGAIKNAFTNIFELNFEEELK; encoded by the coding sequence ATGCACAATTACAGAAATTTAAAAGTTTTTGCTTTACTTATCCCTTTACTTACGCTTTTGAGTTCGTGTAAAAACGAATTTAAAGGGAATGACTATGTTGCTTATTTTGGCGGTGAAATTGTAAATCCAAACAGTCCGTATGTGCTTTTCTGCAAAGACAATGAAGTGATTGATTCGATAAAATTGGATAAAAACAATCGCTTTTTTGTACAATTTGATTCTTTAGCGCCGGGTTTATACACATTTAAGCACGAACCGGAATACCAATACATCTATTTCGATAAGAATGACAGTTTGATGGTGCGTGTCAATACCCGAGACTTTGACAATTCGGTTGTATTTTGTGGTCGTGGCGATCAGAAAAACAACTTTCTCATGGAGCAATATTTGAAAAATGAGAAAGACAAGAACAGGCTTTTTGAAGCTTTTGATTATGATATTGACAAATTTACCAAAGCCATCGATTCCTCTTATCAAGTAGCCACAAAATTCTACACCAACAAAAAAGAAGAACTTAAATGGAATGAGAGTTTTGATGTGTATGCCAAAGCGGCCTTAGACTTTCCGTATTATTCGCGTAGAGAGTTGTATCCGATGGTGCATAAAATGAGAACCGGAAATGATGTGTATGAACAAATTCCAACTGATTTTTACAATTTCAGAAAGAAGGTTGATTGTAATAATGTGGCACTTTCCTCCTATTCGCCTTTTGTGATGTACTTGTCGCACATGTTGAACAATATGGGTTCCATCAATTACCACAATCATTTTACCGAAGTTGATTTGGCACTCAAAACCAATGTCAACAAAATGAATATCGCCGATACCTTGATTAAAAACGAAAAGGTTAAAAACACGATTTTAAACAACATCGCCTTTACTTATTTGTTGGAAGATCAAAATATGGTGAACAACCAAACCTTTTTAGACACTTATCACAAGATATCGACAGATAAGAGTCAGAAAAATGAAATCACCAAAATAGGTAACGCCATACAATTGTTAAAAGCCGGAAGCCAACTCCCGGAAGTAACGCTTATAGATCGTAACGGTCATAAAATAAGCTCTACCACTTTTACCAATAAAAAAACAGTGCTTTTCTTTTGGACCGCGAACGCCGTTTCGCATCTTGAAGGAGTTCACAAAAAAATACTAAGCTTTCAAAAAGCCCATCCGGAATATCAGTTCATAGGCATCAATATTAATGATACGCAAGACGAATGGAAAAACTTATTGAAAAAATATAAGTTCGACACCATTACTGAATTGCGCTGTGTTGATTTTGAAGACATCAAAGCCAAATGGGTTATTACGAAAATTCACAGAACTATTATCTTAGGAGATAACGGAGCGATTAAAAACGCTTTTACGAATATATTTGAGTTGAACTTTGAAGAAGAACTCAAATAA
- the fsa gene encoding fructose-6-phosphate aldolase, with product MKFFIDTANLNEIREAQGLGVLDGVTTNPSLMAKEGITGKNNILKHYVDICNIVDGDVSAEVIATDYDGMIKEGEELADLHEQIVVKLPMTKDGVRACKYFSDKGVKTNVTLVFSAGQALLAAKAGATYVSPFLGRLDDISTDGLALIQEIRDIYDNYAFETQILAASIRHTMHVVNCAKIGADVMTGPLSSITGLLKHPLTDLGLAQFLADYAKGNQ from the coding sequence ATGAAATTTTTTATTGACACGGCCAACTTAAACGAAATCAGAGAAGCACAAGGACTTGGCGTTCTTGATGGCGTAACGACTAATCCGTCATTGATGGCTAAAGAAGGAATCACCGGAAAAAACAACATCTTAAAACACTACGTTGACATTTGCAACATTGTTGATGGCGATGTAAGTGCTGAAGTAATCGCGACCGATTATGATGGTATGATCAAAGAAGGAGAAGAATTAGCCGATTTACACGAGCAAATCGTGGTAAAATTGCCAATGACCAAAGACGGTGTAAGAGCTTGTAAATATTTCTCAGACAAAGGCGTTAAAACCAATGTAACTTTAGTATTCTCTGCAGGTCAGGCTTTATTGGCTGCCAAAGCCGGAGCGACTTATGTATCACCATTCTTAGGAAGATTGGATGATATTTCTACAGACGGTTTGGCTTTGATTCAAGAGATTCGTGATATTTATGACAACTACGCTTTTGAAACACAAATCTTAGCGGCTTCTATTCGTCACACCATGCACGTGGTAAACTGTGCTAAAATTGGTGCCGACGTAATGACCGGACCATTATCATCCATCACAGGATTATTAAAACACCCTTTAACCGATTTAGGTTTGGCTCAGTTCTTAGCCGATTACGCTAAAGGAAACCAATAA